In one Streptomyces sp. NBC_01288 genomic region, the following are encoded:
- a CDS encoding carbon-nitrogen hydrolase family protein codes for MSTLRMAAVAAEFGRDLEEDFAIAERLIKEAGEQGVRLLALPEACLGGYLLSLDDDSALDEGPPALALDGPEIHRLAALAGELTVVAGYCESAADGRQYNSVVCVTGDGVLGNHRKVHQPLSEDASYASGDRFHAFDTPVGRLGMMICYDKAFPESARALALDGAEIGVCVSAWPGARTNASADLEQDRWKRRFDLFDRARALENQIVWLSANQAGTFGSLRFVGSAKVVDPGGEILADTGVTAGIAVAELDVAQALETARRSMGHLRDRRPETYGPAPGAVTA; via the coding sequence ATGAGCACGCTGCGGATGGCGGCCGTGGCCGCCGAGTTCGGCCGCGACCTGGAAGAGGACTTCGCGATCGCCGAACGGCTCATCAAGGAGGCCGGGGAGCAGGGCGTACGGCTTCTCGCGCTGCCGGAGGCGTGCCTGGGCGGCTATCTGCTCAGCCTGGACGACGACAGCGCGTTGGACGAGGGCCCGCCCGCGCTCGCCCTCGACGGCCCGGAGATCCACCGACTGGCCGCCCTGGCCGGGGAGTTGACGGTCGTAGCGGGATACTGCGAGTCGGCCGCTGACGGGCGGCAGTACAACAGCGTCGTCTGTGTCACCGGCGACGGCGTCCTCGGCAACCACCGCAAGGTCCACCAACCGCTCAGCGAGGACGCCAGCTACGCCTCCGGGGACCGTTTCCACGCCTTCGACACACCGGTCGGTCGGCTCGGGATGATGATCTGCTACGACAAGGCGTTCCCGGAGTCGGCGCGGGCCCTGGCGCTGGACGGCGCCGAGATCGGGGTGTGCGTGTCGGCCTGGCCGGGCGCGCGCACGAACGCGAGCGCCGATCTCGAACAGGACCGCTGGAAGCGGCGTTTCGACCTGTTCGACCGTGCCCGCGCGCTGGAGAACCAGATCGTGTGGCTGTCCGCCAACCAGGCGGGCACGTTCGGGTCGCTACGCTTCGTCGGCAGTGCCAAGGTCGTCGACCCGGGCGGCGAGATCCTCGCCGACACGGGCGTGACGGCCGGCATCGCCGTCGCCGAACTCGACGTCGCACAGGCCTTGGAGACCGCCCGCCGGTCGATGGGACACCTGCGCGACCGGCGGCCCGAGACCTACGGACCAGCCCCGGGAGCAGTCACCGCATGA
- a CDS encoding DJ-1/PfpI family protein, producing the protein MHVQIVLFDGFDPLDVVAPYEVLYAGGAASGGAVTVELVSAEGPRDVVGGTGGLMLRATGTLDPTRSGLVLVPGASGRVGEPGEVPDIDAGGELAWRQDEFIPVLLGRTLTTGLPGLLKAAMDNPRITMAAVCGGSLILAMAGLIEGRDATTHHLGLDMLEATGVHAVHARVVDDGDLVTGAGVTSGLDLGLYLLERETGPRIAHVVEELFAHERRGTVWRAQGPTPAAL; encoded by the coding sequence ATGCACGTCCAGATCGTTCTCTTCGACGGCTTCGACCCGCTCGATGTCGTCGCCCCCTATGAGGTCCTCTACGCCGGTGGTGCCGCGTCCGGTGGCGCGGTCACCGTGGAACTGGTCTCGGCCGAAGGCCCTCGGGACGTCGTCGGCGGTACCGGTGGCCTGATGTTGCGGGCCACCGGAACACTCGACCCGACCCGCTCGGGCCTCGTTCTCGTGCCGGGAGCCTCCGGCCGGGTGGGGGAACCGGGCGAGGTGCCCGACATCGACGCCGGCGGTGAACTGGCCTGGCGGCAGGACGAGTTCATCCCCGTCCTGCTCGGACGCACCCTGACCACCGGACTGCCCGGTCTGCTGAAGGCGGCCATGGACAACCCGCGGATCACCATGGCCGCGGTGTGCGGCGGCTCGCTGATCCTGGCCATGGCCGGACTCATCGAGGGACGCGACGCCACCACCCACCACCTGGGCCTGGACATGCTCGAAGCCACGGGTGTGCACGCCGTCCACGCCCGCGTCGTCGACGACGGCGACCTGGTCACCGGCGCCGGCGTCACCTCCGGCCTCGACCTGGGCCTGTATCTGCTGGAGCGCGAGACCGGCCCGCGGATCGCCCACGTCGTGGAGGAACTGTTCGCACATGAACGCCGGGGCACCGTCTGGCGGGCCCAGGGTCCGACGCCCGCCGCCCTGTAA
- a CDS encoding putative quinol monooxygenase has translation MTTTSNHYVTVLWEARAKSGKEAEMKAFMTAAVTASRHDTGNIDYEAHQVEGEPGTFVIFERWESREALDGHLGAPRMQDLVPQLLELMDGGIEDGIRFLQPFRPTR, from the coding sequence ATGACCACCACGTCGAACCACTACGTCACCGTGCTGTGGGAAGCCCGGGCCAAGTCCGGGAAGGAAGCCGAGATGAAGGCGTTCATGACAGCCGCCGTCACCGCGTCACGCCACGACACGGGCAACATCGACTACGAGGCTCACCAGGTCGAGGGAGAACCGGGCACGTTCGTCATCTTCGAGCGCTGGGAGAGCCGCGAGGCCCTCGACGGCCACCTTGGAGCACCCCGCATGCAGGACCTGGTGCCCCAGCTGCTGGAACTGATGGACGGCGGTATCGAGGACGGGATCCGCTTCCTGCAGCCGTTCCGTCCGACACGGTAG
- a CDS encoding MSMEG_0568 family radical SAM protein, protein MSVGTESTSTAVDVRILTRAELALHGVALDAPVRRPDGAGPSGDGHVLVDGANAALPTNPASPYRVRDGKVWLGDEDGQLTDTGLALTAVNRPRFYDLTTSDGTPYEHIARLHGADVLATTVVQTCIRYAEPDRCRFCTIEESLRSGATVAAKTPAQLAEVAEAAVRLDGVKQMVMTTGTTTGPDRGARYLVRSVRAVLEAVPGLPIQVQCEPPGDLAWIRALHDAGATTIGIHVESLDDEVRRRWMPGKSTVPMAEYEAAWDEAVRVFGPNRVSTYLLVGLGEDPDELIAGAGELIDRGVYPFVVPFRPMAGTLAARDGIPAPSAELLTHVTERVAARLRAAGMSGADQKAGCAACGACSVLQSAGG, encoded by the coding sequence GTGAGCGTTGGCACCGAATCGACGAGTACGGCGGTGGATGTGCGCATCCTGACCCGCGCCGAACTCGCCCTGCACGGCGTCGCGTTGGACGCCCCCGTACGGCGGCCCGACGGCGCGGGTCCGAGCGGCGACGGCCACGTCCTCGTCGACGGTGCCAACGCCGCACTGCCCACCAACCCGGCCAGCCCCTACCGCGTACGCGACGGCAAGGTGTGGCTCGGCGACGAGGACGGACAACTCACGGACACCGGGCTCGCGTTGACCGCCGTGAACCGCCCGAGGTTCTACGACCTCACCACCTCCGACGGCACCCCCTACGAGCACATCGCCCGCCTCCACGGCGCCGACGTCCTCGCCACCACCGTCGTCCAGACCTGCATCCGCTACGCCGAGCCGGACCGCTGCCGCTTCTGCACCATCGAGGAGTCCCTGCGCTCGGGCGCGACGGTCGCCGCCAAGACACCGGCGCAGCTCGCCGAAGTCGCCGAAGCGGCGGTGCGGTTGGACGGCGTCAAGCAGATGGTCATGACCACGGGCACGACGACCGGCCCCGACCGGGGTGCGCGCTATCTCGTCCGCTCCGTGCGCGCCGTCCTCGAAGCGGTCCCCGGACTCCCCATCCAGGTGCAGTGCGAGCCGCCCGGCGACCTCGCCTGGATCCGCGCCCTGCACGACGCCGGGGCCACCACGATCGGCATCCATGTCGAGTCCCTCGACGACGAGGTGCGGCGACGCTGGATGCCGGGCAAGTCGACCGTCCCCATGGCCGAGTACGAGGCCGCCTGGGACGAGGCCGTGCGGGTCTTCGGGCCGAACCGTGTCTCCACCTATCTGCTCGTCGGACTCGGTGAGGACCCGGACGAACTCATCGCGGGTGCGGGCGAGTTGATCGACCGGGGCGTGTACCCGTTCGTCGTCCCCTTCCGCCCGATGGCCGGCACACTCGCCGCCCGCGACGGCATCCCGGCACCGAGCGCCGAACTCCTGACGCACGTCACCGAGCGCGTCGCGGCCAGGCTGCGCGCGGCCGGAATGAGCGGCGCCGACCAGAAGGCGGGCTGCGCGGCGTGCGGCGCGTGCAGCGTCCTACAGTCGGCGGGCGGGTGA
- a CDS encoding MSMEG_0567/sll0787 family protein, with the protein MQRPTVGGRVMAVYLDGSTAPLATDGPVDILALLGDRSTLDRRPAFHIEQAADNAELTAYLRLRTETFVHEQGLFTGDDLDDRDADTRTVVLVARASDGMVVGGVRLGPVDDGPDLGWWQGGRLVVAPQARGPHGIGAALVRAACARAEAEGVLRFDATVQARNEVLFRRLGWQSVRATEVAGTPHVLMRWPIARIAAQVAATKAALGPLLAELPAPPGFVGDDGAPVPGTDVIAACDAIVPSMVERDPEWAGWCAVLVNVNDLAAMGASPVGLLDAVGARDASHAALILAGLTKAAQAYGVPVLGGHTQLGVPAALSVTALGRTDRPVPGGGGRPGHAVRLTADLGGDWRAGYRGRQWDSTTCRRTDELRTMTRAVAAARPAAAKDVSMAGIAGTLGMLAEASGCGAVLDVAEVPRPTDAPMGDWLTCFPGFAMLTADNLGAPPLPAGPATGAVCGELTAGQGVGLRWPDGEITEAVASEVTGMGTA; encoded by the coding sequence GTGCAGCGTCCTACAGTCGGCGGGCGGGTGATGGCCGTGTACCTCGACGGCTCCACAGCACCCCTCGCGACGGACGGGCCCGTCGACATCCTGGCGCTGCTGGGCGACCGGAGCACCCTCGACCGCCGTCCCGCGTTCCACATCGAACAGGCCGCCGACAACGCCGAGTTGACCGCCTACCTGCGGCTGCGCACGGAGACCTTCGTCCACGAACAGGGACTCTTCACCGGCGACGACCTCGACGACCGTGACGCCGACACCCGCACCGTCGTGCTGGTCGCGCGGGCCTCGGACGGCATGGTCGTCGGCGGCGTGCGGCTGGGCCCGGTCGACGACGGTCCGGACCTCGGCTGGTGGCAGGGCGGCCGGCTGGTCGTCGCCCCGCAGGCGCGCGGCCCGCACGGAATCGGCGCGGCACTGGTCCGGGCAGCCTGCGCACGCGCCGAGGCCGAGGGCGTCCTGCGGTTCGACGCGACCGTACAGGCCCGCAACGAGGTGCTCTTCCGCCGCCTCGGCTGGCAGTCCGTGCGGGCCACGGAGGTCGCCGGTACGCCACACGTCCTGATGCGCTGGCCCATCGCGCGGATCGCCGCCCAAGTCGCGGCCACGAAGGCCGCGTTGGGCCCACTGCTCGCCGAACTCCCCGCGCCACCAGGCTTCGTCGGAGACGACGGCGCACCGGTCCCCGGCACCGACGTCATCGCCGCGTGCGACGCGATCGTGCCGTCGATGGTCGAGCGGGACCCCGAGTGGGCGGGCTGGTGCGCGGTCCTGGTGAACGTCAACGACCTTGCGGCGATGGGCGCTTCACCGGTCGGACTGCTGGACGCGGTGGGCGCACGCGATGCGTCGCACGCCGCGCTGATCCTCGCCGGACTGACCAAGGCCGCACAGGCCTACGGCGTCCCGGTGCTCGGCGGCCACACCCAACTCGGCGTCCCTGCCGCCCTGTCGGTGACCGCACTCGGCCGCACCGACCGACCTGTGCCCGGTGGCGGAGGTCGCCCCGGACACGCCGTACGGCTCACCGCCGACCTCGGCGGCGACTGGCGCGCGGGATACCGGGGCCGCCAGTGGGACTCGACCACCTGTCGTCGTACGGACGAACTGCGCACGATGACAAGGGCGGTGGCCGCCGCGCGACCGGCCGCCGCGAAGGACGTGTCGATGGCCGGGATCGCCGGCACGCTGGGGATGCTGGCCGAGGCGAGCGGCTGCGGTGCGGTGCTCGACGTGGCCGAAGTGCCACGTCCGACGGACGCGCCCATGGGCGACTGGCTGACCTGCTTCCCCGGCTTCGCGATGCTGACCGCCGACAACCTCGGCGCACCCCCGCTGCCCGCCGGACCCGCGACGGGCGCCGTGTGCGGGGAGTTGACCGCCGGGCAAGGGGTCGGGCTGCGCTGGCCCGACGGAGAGATCACCGAGGCGGTCGCCTCCGAGGTGACCGGAATGGGGACGGCATGA
- a CDS encoding helix-turn-helix domain-containing protein — MRHSPEFLDRAGDSSSTAQATHVHRTTLYHRLKRVESITGLSLDDGMDRLTLRLALKLARINTARRSSS, encoded by the coding sequence ATGCGCCACTCCCCGGAATTCCTCGACCGTGCCGGGGATTCCAGCAGCACGGCCCAGGCCACGCATGTGCACCGCACCACGCTCTATCACCGGCTCAAGCGCGTCGAAAGCATCACGGGCCTTTCCCTCGACGACGGAATGGACCGCCTGACCCTGCGTCTCGCGCTGAAACTGGCCCGGATCAACACCGCGCGCCGATCGTCGAGTTGA
- a CDS encoding MSMEG_0565 family glycosyltransferase, with amino-acid sequence MKIALLSYSTKPRGGVVHTLALAEALAALGEDVTVWTLGRGGDAGFFRPVNPTVRVQIVPFPDGPPAETVGERILRSIATLRTAFDPTPYDIVHAQDCISANAAGRCVRTVHHLDHFTTPELAACHERAIVEPYAHVCVSGAVTGELAAGWGIEAQVIPNGVAYDRFAATDPAARASWRSRLGRYILTVGGIEPRKGSLDLLEAYALLRAARPDVRLVIAGGETLFDYRDYRAGWEARAAELAVEPVVLGQVGEDELPSLVAAADAFAFPSLKEGFGLAAMEALAAGVPLVVRDLPVLREVFGGAAQFAATPQDLATELGHALGTRDPARAAAGRALAARHTWDAAARSHLDFYRSLDQLA; translated from the coding sequence GTGAAGATCGCCCTGCTCAGCTACTCCACCAAGCCGCGCGGCGGGGTCGTCCACACCCTCGCCCTCGCGGAGGCCCTCGCGGCACTGGGCGAGGACGTCACGGTGTGGACCCTGGGCCGGGGCGGTGACGCGGGCTTCTTCCGCCCGGTGAACCCGACGGTCCGCGTCCAGATCGTCCCGTTCCCCGACGGCCCGCCCGCGGAGACCGTCGGCGAACGCATCCTGCGCTCCATCGCCACCCTCCGCACCGCCTTCGACCCGACGCCCTACGACATCGTCCACGCCCAGGACTGCATCAGCGCCAACGCGGCCGGCCGCTGCGTCCGCACGGTCCACCACCTCGACCACTTCACCACCCCCGAACTGGCCGCCTGCCACGAGCGCGCGATCGTCGAGCCGTACGCGCACGTCTGTGTGTCGGGGGCCGTCACCGGTGAACTGGCGGCCGGCTGGGGCATCGAGGCGCAGGTCATTCCCAACGGCGTGGCCTACGACCGTTTCGCCGCCACCGACCCGGCCGCGCGGGCGAGTTGGCGCTCCCGCCTCGGCCGGTACATCCTCACCGTCGGCGGCATCGAACCCCGCAAGGGCTCACTGGACCTCCTGGAGGCCTACGCCCTGCTGCGCGCCGCCCGTCCCGACGTCCGCCTGGTGATCGCGGGGGGCGAGACGCTCTTCGACTACCGCGACTACCGGGCGGGTTGGGAGGCGCGGGCCGCCGAACTCGCCGTAGAACCTGTGGTGTTGGGGCAGGTCGGAGAGGACGAGCTGCCGTCGCTGGTGGCCGCTGCGGACGCGTTCGCGTTCCCGTCCCTCAAGGAGGGTTTCGGTCTCGCGGCCATGGAGGCGTTGGCGGCCGGTGTTCCGTTGGTCGTGCGGGATCTGCCCGTGCTGCGTGAGGTGTTCGGCGGAGCCGCTCAATTCGCCGCCACTCCCCAGGACTTGGCCACCGAACTCGGCCACGCCCTCGGGACGCGGGACCCGGCCCGCGCCGCCGCCGGGCGTGCCCTCGCCGCCCGCCACACCTGGGACGCGGCGGCCCGCAGCCACCTCGACTTCTACCGCTCCCTCGACCAACTCGCGTAG
- a CDS encoding SDR family NAD(P)-dependent oxidoreductase: MTTTFITGANKSLGLETARRLVEAGHTVLLGARDPERGRAAAKALGARFVRIDVTDDASVRAAAADVAAHEGTIDVLVNNAGVLGRIGPVEEYTAADVSTVLDVNVVGIVRVTHAFLPLLRTSPNPVIVNVSSGMGSFAMTQDPARIESRYALPLYSASKAAVTMLTTQYAKELKDVKVNAADPGQTATDFTGGLGHSVAEGAESIVTLATIGPDGPTGQFIDRSGNLPW; the protein is encoded by the coding sequence ATGACCACCACTTTCATCACCGGGGCCAACAAGTCCCTCGGCCTGGAAACCGCCCGACGCCTCGTCGAGGCGGGGCACACCGTCCTCCTCGGCGCCCGCGACCCCGAGCGCGGCCGGGCCGCGGCAAAGGCGCTCGGCGCCCGGTTCGTCCGGATCGACGTGACCGACGACGCCTCGGTCCGGGCCGCGGCCGCCGATGTCGCCGCGCACGAGGGAACGATCGACGTCCTGGTCAACAACGCCGGCGTCCTCGGCAGGATCGGCCCCGTCGAGGAGTACACCGCGGCCGACGTGAGCACTGTGCTCGACGTGAACGTCGTCGGGATCGTGCGCGTCACCCACGCCTTCCTCCCGCTGCTGCGCACATCGCCGAACCCCGTCATCGTCAACGTGTCCAGCGGAATGGGCTCCTTCGCCATGACCCAGGACCCGGCGCGGATCGAGTCGCGGTACGCCCTGCCCCTCTACTCCGCCTCGAAGGCCGCGGTCACGATGCTCACGACGCAGTACGCCAAGGAACTCAAGGACGTGAAGGTCAACGCCGCGGACCCCGGCCAGACCGCGACCGACTTCACCGGCGGCCTCGGACACAGTGTCGCCGAGGGCGCGGAGTCCATCGTGACCCTCGCGACGATCGGCCCGGACGGGCCGACGGGACAGTTCATCGACCGATCGGGGAACCTCCCGTGGTGA
- a CDS encoding ADP-ribosylglycohydrolase family protein, translating into MSSPHHADVSLDGLVTGDAFGDSWFTRSDEPAEELLAARELRPVPWLWTDDSAMAFVLFAHLVAHGEVRPDALAREFAAEYERDPSRGYGPSMHSILRRVGAGEDWQAVTTGQFGGQGSYGNGAAMRVAPLGAWFRDDLKAAAEQARLSALTTHAHPEAVAGAIAVAVAAALAAAGAGQQAAPRPEFLREVASQVPESDVRSGLLVAANFSGRTSVRHAASVLGSGIQISAPDTVPFALWSAAGQLDDLPEALWQTVAGWGDRDTTCAIVGGVVAARTGTGGIPPAWWEAREAIPAWSGWDSLAASDVENV; encoded by the coding sequence ATGAGCAGTCCGCACCACGCCGACGTCTCCCTCGACGGGCTGGTGACGGGGGACGCCTTCGGCGACAGCTGGTTCACGCGGTCCGACGAGCCCGCCGAGGAGTTGTTGGCCGCGCGGGAACTGCGCCCTGTGCCGTGGTTGTGGACGGACGACTCGGCCATGGCGTTCGTCCTGTTCGCCCATCTGGTGGCCCATGGCGAGGTCCGACCGGACGCTCTGGCACGGGAGTTCGCCGCCGAGTACGAGCGGGACCCGAGCCGGGGGTACGGCCCGTCCATGCACAGCATCCTGCGCCGCGTCGGCGCCGGCGAGGACTGGCAGGCGGTCACCACCGGGCAGTTCGGCGGGCAGGGGTCCTACGGCAACGGTGCCGCGATGCGGGTCGCGCCGCTGGGGGCCTGGTTCCGGGACGACCTGAAGGCCGCCGCCGAGCAGGCGCGGCTGTCCGCACTGACCACTCACGCTCACCCGGAGGCCGTAGCGGGGGCGATTGCCGTGGCGGTCGCCGCCGCGCTGGCCGCCGCCGGTGCGGGTCAACAGGCCGCCCCGCGCCCCGAGTTCCTGCGGGAAGTGGCCTCGCAGGTGCCGGAGAGCGATGTCCGCTCCGGTCTGCTGGTCGCCGCGAACTTCTCCGGGCGGACGTCGGTGCGGCACGCGGCGTCCGTGCTGGGCTCGGGGATTCAGATCTCCGCTCCGGACACCGTGCCGTTCGCCCTGTGGTCCGCGGCGGGTCAACTGGACGATCTGCCGGAGGCGTTGTGGCAGACCGTCGCCGGGTGGGGCGACCGGGACACGACCTGCGCGATCGTCGGCGGTGTCGTCGCGGCCCGCACCGGCACGGGCGGCATCCCGCCCGCGTGGTGGGAGGCACGCGAGGCGATTCCCGCCTGGAGCGGCTGGGATTCACTCGCGGCGAGCGACGTAGAGAACGTATAG
- a CDS encoding helix-turn-helix domain-containing protein, producing the protein MDQLGAALRAWRDRLDPVTVGFAHGSPRRVPGLRRSELATLAGISVEYVVRLEQGRVATPSAQVCSALARALHLSDDEHAHLLRMAGHAADPSRVPRMIPESLYRIVDQLAGNPLAIYDATWQLLHWNPLFAATFGDPTVPGAGDRNVLVRQFLGELPRVRQTAAERAAFEESLVADLRATTSRYPDDPDLAALVSRLNPSPRFRELWSRRAVGGHQSAHKLVRHPDVGDIALNSDILNTQDTNLRLVVYTPQPGTDARGKLELLAAIGVQRMSPQQ; encoded by the coding sequence ATGGATCAACTCGGTGCCGCGCTGCGGGCGTGGCGGGACCGGCTGGATCCCGTGACGGTGGGCTTCGCGCACGGCTCACCCCGGCGGGTCCCCGGTCTGCGGCGCTCGGAGCTGGCGACACTGGCCGGTATCTCGGTCGAGTACGTGGTCCGGCTGGAGCAGGGACGGGTGGCGACGCCCTCGGCGCAGGTCTGCTCGGCCCTGGCCCGCGCCCTGCACCTGTCCGACGACGAGCACGCGCACCTGTTGCGCATGGCCGGTCACGCGGCGGATCCGAGCCGGGTTCCGCGCATGATCCCGGAGAGCCTGTACCGGATCGTGGACCAGCTCGCCGGCAACCCGTTGGCGATCTACGACGCCACCTGGCAGCTGCTGCACTGGAATCCGCTGTTCGCGGCCACGTTCGGAGATCCCACGGTCCCCGGTGCGGGAGACCGCAACGTCCTGGTCCGGCAGTTCCTGGGTGAGCTGCCCCGGGTCCGGCAGACGGCGGCCGAGCGGGCGGCGTTCGAGGAGTCCCTCGTCGCCGACCTGCGCGCGACGACGAGCCGGTACCCCGACGATCCCGATCTCGCGGCGTTGGTGTCGAGGCTGAACCCCAGCCCACGGTTCCGCGAGTTGTGGAGCCGCCGGGCGGTGGGCGGTCACCAGAGTGCGCACAAACTCGTCCGGCACCCGGATGTCGGAGACATCGCCCTGAACTCCGACATCCTCAACACCCAGGACACCAACCTCCGCCTCGTGGTGTACACGCCGCAGCCCGGCACCGATGCCCGCGGCAAACTCGAACTCCTCGCGGCCATCGGGGTCCAGAGGATGTCCCCGCAGCAATGA
- a CDS encoding AAA family ATPase: MERILVVGATGAGKSTLARAVGERLGVPYHEMDALYFSGPDWTVNEGLTEDVLRLTSEPRWIIDSIGSPEVRDLLWEKADTVIWLDYARRVIMSRVLRRSLRRTITRESVFGGNRETWTGWLSREHPVWWAWSQYMSRRREIERRTGDPRFAPLTTHRFTRPDDTAAWLANRG; encoded by the coding sequence ATGGAGCGGATCTTGGTCGTCGGGGCGACAGGCGCGGGCAAGTCCACGCTCGCACGGGCCGTGGGCGAGCGGCTCGGCGTGCCGTACCACGAGATGGACGCCCTCTACTTCAGCGGCCCCGACTGGACCGTCAACGAAGGCCTGACCGAGGACGTCCTGCGCCTCACCTCCGAACCCCGCTGGATCATCGATTCGATCGGCTCGCCCGAAGTCCGCGATCTGCTCTGGGAGAAGGCCGACACCGTGATCTGGCTCGACTACGCGAGACGCGTGATCATGTCCCGCGTCCTGCGCCGCTCACTCCGGCGCACGATCACCCGCGAGAGCGTCTTCGGTGGCAACAGGGAGACCTGGACAGGTTGGTTGAGCCGGGAACACCCGGTCTGGTGGGCTTGGTCCCAGTACATGAGCAGGCGCCGCGAGATAGAACGCCGGACCGGCGATCCCCGCTTCGCTCCGCTCACCACACACCGGTTCACCCGCCCCGACGACACGGCGGCCTGGCTGGCGAACCGGGGATGA
- a CDS encoding carbon-nitrogen hydrolase family protein, whose product MSTIRIAAAAAHFGRDLEFDLARVAKLIDDARSNGARLLVLPDATLGGYLADLRHPDPQTLPPALKPDDPLILQVARLAAEMVVCVGYCEDGGTERYNAAVCVSGDGVLGRHRKVHLPAGEVAAYTAGDRFDAFDTPVGRLGMLIDYDKTFPESARSLALDGAEILACLSAWPTSITNRAPRMAQDRQARLFDLYDQSRAAENQVVLASSNQTGAMGGMRFLGQAKVVGPGGDILARTWSKAGLAVAEIDVAAETDRARRVLRHLDERRPDAYRESRT is encoded by the coding sequence ATGAGCACCATCCGGATCGCGGCCGCGGCCGCCCACTTCGGCCGCGACCTGGAGTTCGACCTGGCCCGCGTCGCCAAACTCATCGACGACGCCCGGAGCAACGGCGCCCGACTGCTGGTCCTGCCCGACGCCACCCTCGGCGGCTACCTCGCCGACCTGCGCCACCCCGACCCCCAGACCCTCCCCCCGGCCCTCAAGCCGGACGACCCGCTGATCCTCCAAGTCGCCCGACTGGCAGCCGAGATGGTGGTGTGCGTCGGCTACTGCGAGGACGGCGGGACCGAGCGCTACAACGCCGCGGTCTGCGTCAGCGGCGACGGCGTCCTGGGCCGGCACCGCAAGGTCCACCTCCCGGCCGGCGAGGTCGCCGCGTACACGGCAGGTGACCGCTTCGACGCCTTCGACACCCCGGTCGGCCGCCTCGGCATGCTCATCGACTACGACAAGACCTTCCCCGAGTCGGCCCGTTCGCTGGCCCTGGACGGCGCCGAGATCCTCGCCTGCCTCTCCGCCTGGCCCACCAGCATCACCAACCGCGCCCCGCGCATGGCCCAGGACCGCCAGGCCCGCCTCTTCGACCTCTACGACCAGTCCCGCGCCGCCGAGAACCAGGTCGTCCTGGCCTCCTCGAACCAGACCGGCGCCATGGGCGGCATGCGCTTCCTCGGCCAGGCGAAGGTGGTCGGCCCGGGCGGCGACATCCTCGCCCGCACCTGGTCCAAGGCCGGGCTCGCCGTGGCCGAGATCGACGTCGCCGCCGAGACCGACCGGGCCCGCCGCGTCCTGCGTCACCTCGACGAACGCCGCCCCGACGCCTACCGGGAGTCCCGTACGTGA